Genomic segment of Pseudorhodobacter turbinis:
CTAGCCGCTCAAGGCTGACAAACACATTGGGGGTTGCCGCAAAACTGCTTGCCAGACGCTGTGTCAGGCTGTTTTGCACGGTTTCAACTGTCTGCCCCGAAGCCCGCAGCGTTCCCGCCGAGGGAACCGAGATGCGCCCGTCGGGGGCGACCAGAACGGTCCGGTTCAGGCTGGAATCTTCCAGTACTTCGATGCGTAGGGTATCCCCCGCACGGATTTTGTAGCTTTGGGCCGCAGCGGGACCGGCGATCAGAAGCGCCGCGATGCCGATGGCAAAGGCAGCCTTCATCATTGCAAAGAGATATGAGACAGCAGAAATAGAGCGGGTCATGGTTTATCCTTTCGGCATATGTCGAGCCGTGCGCGTTACTATGAGGTTTACGTCCTAAGAGGTCAAAGTTTCAAAGGAAAACCCCCTTCATCGTTAAAAAAACAGAACTTCGAGGGCGGTCGCGGCGGGTTTGCAACATGTTCCCCTGCCGTTGCGTGCTTTGCCGGTTGTGTTAGGGTGTGGGTTTCTGGTCCAGCTCTATCAGCGTTTGGCGCGCGGTTTCAAACTGGGGTAGGGTGCTGTCTCCGGCGCGATCCAATGCATTGGTCAGAGCTGCGCGGGCATCCTCGGCGCGACCCAGGGTGGCATAGGTCATGCCCAGATGATATTGCACCAATGGATCCGTCGAAAGGGCTGCGGCGGCAGGTTCGAGGTATTCCAGCGCCTCTTGGGTATTGCCGCGCCGATAGGCAATCCAACCATATGTATCCTGGAACGCTGCGTTCTGGGTGCCACGCAGACGGCGGACGATCGTTGCCGCCCGCGCAAGGCTCTGCTCATCCGTGTGATGAGTTGCCAGCAGGCTGGCCAGATTGTTGGCGACCAGCGTGTTGCTGCTGTGCAGGCCATAGAGCTTTTCGTAAATGGCGATGGCCCCGTCGATGTCGCCCCCATTCTCAAGGCTACCGGCTTTTAGGAACAGAAGATTTGACTGCTCGGGGGCTTTTGCCAAGGCGTCATCCAGAACCGTGGCGGCATCTGCGCTACGGCCCATGCTTTCCAGCATGTTGATCAATATGCGGACGGGGAAATCATTGTTTGGGAAACGGGCGATCAGATCGCGATATCCACGCTCTGCTTCTTCGACTTCACCCATCAGGGCATGTAGATTGGCATCCAGCAGTTGCAGGTCGCTGTTGTCGGGATGAGTGGCCAGCGCTTCATCCAGGGTGGCGCGGGCTGCATCCACCTTGCCGCTGCGGATCTGGGTCTGGACAATCAGCCCCGTTGCGCGCGCAACCTCGGAACCGGATGCATCATCCCCGCCCTGATCGAGCTGTCCCTGCAAAAGAGCCATGCTTTCATCCGCACGGTTCTGGCCCAATAGGATACGGGCCTGTAGCTCGGTCGTGGCCTGTTGCGCTTGTGGTGTGTCGATCTGGCTTAGGGTTTGGGCGACGGTTTGGGCTTGGGGCCAATCGCGCGATTGCAGGTGCAAATCGGCGAGGAAAAGCAGCAGTTCAACATTGTTGGGCGCGTTGCGCTGTGCATCTGTCAGTACGCTGACCGCGATGGGCATACGCCCCTGAGAGAGCAGGAAGCGTGCATAACGGATGGCCTCGGGAACGGCAGAATTGGTGACCTCGACGGCAAGCGCCAGCCGTTCGCCCATCAGCTCGGTGTCGCCGTCGCGTTCATGTGCGAGGGCCATCAGCGTCAGGATTTCAGGGTCCTGCGGGCTTTGGCTAAGGGCGGTGCGCAAATCGACGATTGCCTCGCCGGAGCGGTCCTGATCGATAACGCGGGCCGCACGCATCTTGAGGGCAGCGACATTGCTGGAATCCTCGCCCAAGACTTCGGCGATTAGCGTATCTGCCGCAGCCGTATCGCCCTGTTCGATGAACATACGCGCCAGCATGGTTTTCATCTTGAGCGTTTCAGCCCCTGGTTCGGCGTTGCTTAGGATGCTGCGCATGTCGGCGATGGCGCTTTCGGTGCTGCCATCCTCATAATCCATCAACGCCAGCAAGGAACGGTAAAAATCTTCATTGGCGGTGCCTGTGTTGGCGTCGATTAGACTGTTCAGCTCTTCACGGGCAGCGGGGCGCCCGCGGGCCATTTGCAAGAACTGCACCACGCCCACATGCTTGTCTGTGGGGCCGGTGACCTCGCCGCTAAGCTCGCGCATATAGGCCTCTGCGCCGTCCAGATCATTTTGTGCGAGGTACCAATTCAGCAAGGCTTTCTGGATGTCGACATTATCGGGGTCCATTTGGATCATTTTTTCAAGCTGCGCGCCGGTTCCGGCGACATCGCCGCTGGAGGCCAGCAATTGGGCCTTCAGCATATTGAGATCCGGTGCCTCGGGGCTCCGCTCAAGCGCCTCATTGACGGTGGGCAAAGCATCTGCCGGTGTATCGCTGCGGACAAGGTTGTCGATCACAATCCGGACCAATGCTGCGTTTTCGGGCTGACCGTCGGCGCGTATCTGTTCAAGCAACTTTGTCGCGTCATTGGCCAGCTTGCTGCGCGCCTCTGCATCATTAGCAACGGAGGCATTGCGATAGGACAGCGCGATATCAAGCGCCTTTACGTCCGGGCGTTCCGGGGCCAGCCGCAATGCGGCGTTGCCATGGCGCTCAACCTCTTGCCAGTCGTTGTTGGTAATGGCCATCTGGGCCAAGGTCACGCGCACATCGACCGTATCGGGATATTGCTCAATCAACCGCAGGTATTGGCTATAGGCTTCTTGCTGGCGACCAAGCTCGATCAGAATATTTGCATATGTCTGGCGGGCATCTTTATGGAAGCCGTCGTGGTTGAATACATTGCGAAGCTCCAGCAAGGCCCGCTCTGGGTCGCCTTCCTGATAGAGGGCAAGGCCGGATTGATAAAAGTTCTCGGCTTTATCTTCATCGCTTTGGCATCCGGCAAGCAGAAGGCCGGAGCAGGACAGGATCAACATCAGGAAAAGACGCAAACGGGTCATCATGGGGCTCACTTAAAACAGGAAACTAACTCGATCGGGCCTCAGACGGATGCCGATAGGGGCTATTATAGGGGCAACATTCTATAGAAATCGTGAAAGTTCAAGGTGGCTACTGTGATCCGAGGGTCAATATCCCGTTGCTTTCAAAACCACACGGACGGTTGCCGCCAGAATGCGGGTATCATGCGCCAAGGACAGGTCTTTGTTATAGGCCGTATCAAACGCCGCACGATCCGCAAAGGTTGACTCGTTGCGCTCGGAAACTTGCCAGCTGCCGGTAATGCCCGGGCGCAGTTCATAATAGTCGTGACCGGGGTAAATCGCTTGTTGCGATGGCATCATCGGGCGGGGGCCGACAAGGCTCATATCGCCGCGTAAGACGTTCCAAAGCTGGGGCAATTCATCCATGGACGAACGGCGCAGCAGCTTGCCGAACCGTGTGATACGCGGGTCGGATTTCAGTTTTTGATCGCGCACCCATTCGGCCCGCGCGTCGGCATTACTGGCCAGATAGGCTTCCAGCTTGCTTTCCGCATTCACAACCATGGAACGCAGTTTCCACATTTTATAGAGCTTGCCCTGCGCGCCGACCCGACTTTGAACATAGAAGGGATTGGCACCGTCACGGGCAATCAAAAGCGCTAGTATGGCAATAATGGGAACCACAAAAGGGGCAGTCAATAACACGATGACGATATCGAGGACCCGCTTCCCGCCGTTGCGGTAAGGTTTTTTGGATGCCCGCTCGGGCGTAACACGAACAGCGCGCTGCGCTTGTTCGGATGTTTCGCTATAATGAACTGTCATATCCAACCAATTTTTTCAGTATCAAAATTACCTCCCCTGTCAGGCAGGGGCGCACAGACACGCGGTGCAACAGGCAGTCGTTTTTTGCCCCTTTGGTCCACGCAAACAGCCACTGGCCTCAAGGGGAGTCCGGCCGTCATGCAAAGCTTTTATCAAGAACAAAGCCAACATCAAAGTTTTTAATAAAATAGATTAAAATTCGGCGTACTTTCCGACAGTGTTCTCCTATTTTGGAAATTGTTAACAGGAAGGAAACCCTGAGCCTGGAAGTTGTCGCCTGTGGGTGTCTTTTTAGACAATACAGGCAAAAAACAGGGGATAACGGTTGCGTTTGGCCATAAAAATCGTCATTTGATCGCATAAAGCGGATGATAGTATCCTTGGTCGCGTTACGTAGCATTGTCATAGTGCGATCGCCTGATTTGAAAGTCCCCGAGTTGGCATGAATAGTACCCTCGACATCTACACTCAGTTTTTCGGATTGTCGGAGCGGCCATTCTCGCTGGTTCCCGATCCTGATTTTCTGTACTGGTCGGGGCCGCACAAACGGGCCTATTCGATGCTGGAATACGGTATCGTTACACGCGCTCCCATCACATTGATCACGGGCGAAGTGGGGGCAGGGAAAACGACATTGCTGCACCACTTGCTGAAATCAGTGGATGATACGGTTCAGATCGGGATGATTGCAAACCCGCATGGTGGTCGCGGAGAGCTGTTGCGCTGGGTGCTTTTGTCACTGGGGCAAGAGGCCCGCGCAGATGAAGACTATGTGGACCTCTTTGGTCGGTTCCAAGCTTATCTGATCGCGCAATATGCCGCGAACCGCCGGGTTATCCTGATTTTTGACGAGGCGCAGACCATGACCCGCGAGTCCCTTGAGGAGCTGCGGATGTTCACCAATATCAACGCCAACAAGGATGAGCTGTTGCAGCTCGTTCTGGTGGGGCAGCCCGAATTGCGGGATCTGGTGCGCCGTCCCGACTTGCGCCAATTCGCGCAGCGGGTCTCTTCGGCGTTCCATCTGCCCGCGATGGATGTGGCAACCGTGCGCAAGTACATCTCGCACCGTATGTCCAAAGCCGGCGCGACCCATGAAATCTTCCAGATCAAAGCGCGCGATCTTATCTTTGAGGCATCGCGCGGAGTTCCGCGCCTTGTAAACCAACTTTGCGATCTTGCCTTGGTTTATGCCTTTACCAAAGGTAATAAAACTGTCACGCGCTTGACCGTTCAACAGGTGTTGGATGATGGCGTGTTTTTTATCGATACTTTGGATGATCCAGATGCGCAGGGACCGGATTCCTCTTCGGGCACAAGCGATCCTGGAAAATCCTCGACTTTGGTGCTGCAAGGGCACCAGAAAATAAAGGCAGACTGAGCATGGACTTCAAATACTATTTTTCGCTCTTTCTGAGACGTGTACACTGGTTTTTGCTGTTTTTGGTAATTGGGTCGACCATAGGTCTGACTTTGGCCAAGGTGTTGCCGCCTGTCTACCGAGCCCAAGCGCGGTTGCTGGTGGAATCCGAGCAGATCCCTGACAGTTTGGCGGCCTCTACCGTGCAGACCGAGGCGACCGAGCAGCTTGAAATCATCCAGCAGCGCATTCTGACCCGCGACACGCTGATCGAAATGGCCAACCGCCTGAACATATATGGCGCGACCGAGGGGCGGCCTGCGCAGCGGATGGATGCGACAAAGATGGTCGATGACATGCGCGACCGTATCGAAATTGTGACGACGGGCGGATCAACCCCGCGCGGTCCGGCGCGGGCGACCCTTGTTGCGGTCAGCTTTGAAGCCCCTACCGCGGCCATGGCCGCCACGGTCACAAACGAGCTGGTAACCCTGATCTTGCGCGAAGACGTTAGCATGCGCACCGGTGTTGCGCGCCAGACACTGTCGTTCTTTGAGCAGGAATTGAGCCGTCTGGATAAGGAGCTGGCCGATCGCGGAACCGTTATTCTGAATTTCAAAGAAGCAAACCAGCAATCCCTGCCGGACAGTCTGGATTTCCGCCGCTCGCAACAGGCTGCCAATCAAGAGCGCCTGACAGATCTGGAGCGCCAGGAAGCCGCGCTGCGGGACGCTCGGGCCCGCGCAGTCCGGCTGTATGAAGCCTTTGGTGGTGAGGGTGGCGTGTTGCCACGCGATCAGACCAAAGAGCAGCAGCAGCTTCAGGGACTTCAGGATGAATTGGCCGCACAACTGTCGATCCTTTCCCCTGAAAACCCAAAGATCACCTTGCTGAAAGCCCGCATCAAAGCTGTAGAAGCAATTGTAGAGGCGCAACAAGCGCGCTCAGGCCTGTCGCAAGAAGGTGTTCCACAATCCGCCTATGAGACGCAACTGGCCGAGATCGACGGGCAGCTTGAATATATTACGGCCCAGCAGACCCGTGTTCAGGCCACTCTTGATAATCTGCGCCAGAGCATCGAGGCGACCCCCGGAAACGCCATCACACTTGACACGCTGGAGCGGGACTACGCCAACGTGCGCAAGCAATATGATCTGGCTGTGGCCAACAAGGCCCGCGCCGAAACCGGTGATATCATCGAGTCCTTACGTCAAGGGCAGCGGATTTCCATCGTGGAACAGGCCGTCACCCCGACAGAGCCGCAAAGCCCCAACCGGCCGGTGGTTGCCGCAGGCGGCATTGCAGGCGGCATGATGTTGGGCCTTGGC
This window contains:
- a CDS encoding GumC family protein, which translates into the protein MDFKYYFSLFLRRVHWFLLFLVIGSTIGLTLAKVLPPVYRAQARLLVESEQIPDSLAASTVQTEATEQLEIIQQRILTRDTLIEMANRLNIYGATEGRPAQRMDATKMVDDMRDRIEIVTTGGSTPRGPARATLVAVSFEAPTAAMAATVTNELVTLILREDVSMRTGVARQTLSFFEQELSRLDKELADRGTVILNFKEANQQSLPDSLDFRRSQQAANQERLTDLERQEAALRDARARAVRLYEAFGGEGGVLPRDQTKEQQQLQGLQDELAAQLSILSPENPKITLLKARIKAVEAIVEAQQARSGLSQEGVPQSAYETQLAEIDGQLEYITAQQTRVQATLDNLRQSIEATPGNAITLDTLERDYANVRKQYDLAVANKARAETGDIIESLRQGQRISIVEQAVTPTEPQSPNRPVVAAGGIAGGMMLGLGLVFLLTVLERGVRRPADITAKLGITPFVTLPYFRTKEEIARRRAIIIAILVAGLVVIPIGLWAVNSFIMPLDQMIARLTGRG
- a CDS encoding tetratricopeptide repeat protein — its product is MTRLRLFLMLILSCSGLLLAGCQSDEDKAENFYQSGLALYQEGDPERALLELRNVFNHDGFHKDARQTYANILIELGRQQEAYSQYLRLIEQYPDTVDVRVTLAQMAITNNDWQEVERHGNAALRLAPERPDVKALDIALSYRNASVANDAEARSKLANDATKLLEQIRADGQPENAALVRIVIDNLVRSDTPADALPTVNEALERSPEAPDLNMLKAQLLASSGDVAGTGAQLEKMIQMDPDNVDIQKALLNWYLAQNDLDGAEAYMRELSGEVTGPTDKHVGVVQFLQMARGRPAAREELNSLIDANTGTANEDFYRSLLALMDYEDGSTESAIADMRSILSNAEPGAETLKMKTMLARMFIEQGDTAAADTLIAEVLGEDSSNVAALKMRAARVIDQDRSGEAIVDLRTALSQSPQDPEILTLMALAHERDGDTELMGERLALAVEVTNSAVPEAIRYARFLLSQGRMPIAVSVLTDAQRNAPNNVELLLFLADLHLQSRDWPQAQTVAQTLSQIDTPQAQQATTELQARILLGQNRADESMALLQGQLDQGGDDASGSEVARATGLIVQTQIRSGKVDAARATLDEALATHPDNSDLQLLDANLHALMGEVEEAERGYRDLIARFPNNDFPVRILINMLESMGRSADAATVLDDALAKAPEQSNLLFLKAGSLENGGDIDGAIAIYEKLYGLHSSNTLVANNLASLLATHHTDEQSLARAATIVRRLRGTQNAAFQDTYGWIAYRRGNTQEALEYLEPAAAALSTDPLVQYHLGMTYATLGRAEDARAALTNALDRAGDSTLPQFETARQTLIELDQKPTP
- a CDS encoding polysaccharide biosynthesis/export family protein, giving the protein MTRSISAVSYLFAMMKAAFAIGIAALLIAGPAAAQSYKIRAGDTLRIEVLEDSSLNRTVLVAPDGRISVPSAGTLRASGQTVETVQNSLTQRLASSFAATPNVFVSLERLAEARTGGAAASISVYVMGEVNKPGKLDVTPNTSVLQMFAVMGGFTKFAATKRIQLRRTNPKTQAESVYTLNYPMIEAGKQSSRAKLMDGDVIVVPQRRLFE
- a CDS encoding ExeA family protein — encoded protein: MNSTLDIYTQFFGLSERPFSLVPDPDFLYWSGPHKRAYSMLEYGIVTRAPITLITGEVGAGKTTLLHHLLKSVDDTVQIGMIANPHGGRGELLRWVLLSLGQEARADEDYVDLFGRFQAYLIAQYAANRRVILIFDEAQTMTRESLEELRMFTNINANKDELLQLVLVGQPELRDLVRRPDLRQFAQRVSSAFHLPAMDVATVRKYISHRMSKAGATHEIFQIKARDLIFEASRGVPRLVNQLCDLALVYAFTKGNKTVTRLTVQQVLDDGVFFIDTLDDPDAQGPDSSSGTSDPGKSSTLVLQGHQKIKAD
- a CDS encoding sugar transferase; amino-acid sequence: MTVHYSETSEQAQRAVRVTPERASKKPYRNGGKRVLDIVIVLLTAPFVVPIIAILALLIARDGANPFYVQSRVGAQGKLYKMWKLRSMVVNAESKLEAYLASNADARAEWVRDQKLKSDPRITRFGKLLRRSSMDELPQLWNVLRGDMSLVGPRPMMPSQQAIYPGHDYYELRPGITGSWQVSERNESTFADRAAFDTAYNKDLSLAHDTRILAATVRVVLKATGY